A single Scleropages formosus chromosome 4, fSclFor1.1, whole genome shotgun sequence DNA region contains:
- the tpte gene encoding putative tyrosine-protein phosphatase TPTE isoform X2, whose translation MYHRFRKMIAPFVMSFGFRVFGVVLILVDISLVITDLALTQRSHLVGEALEATSLAISLFFLVDVLLRVYVEGFKVYFSSKLNICDACIVVLTLIVTMIYAFSDLSGAHLIPRVVSFLRALRIIILVRIFRLASQKKELEKVTRRMVSENKRRYQKDGFDLDLTYVTDRIIAMSFPSSGKQSLYRNPIKEVARFLDTKHKDHYKVYNLCSEKSYDPQFFHYRVERIFIDDHNVPSLEDMLMYTASVREWMSADPSNIIAIHCKGGKGRTGTMVCTWLIDSDQFESAQDSLDYFGERRTDKSKSCKFQGVETPSQSRYVGYYEIMKNKYNRQLPPEKCLKMRSIRIHSIAGVGRGNGSDLTVKIIVRKKTVFQCVCDKQENCVLFPDTGNNAVVISLQEGPTVSGDVKVMFESSAGIPKGYEDCPFYFWFNTSFVENNRLFLSREELDNPHKPKTWDIYKEDFGITLSFSDV comes from the exons ATGTACCA tcGGTTTCGCAAGATGATTGCTCCATTTGTGATGTCATTTGGCTTCCG GGTATTTGGTGTGGTGCTCATCCTCGTGGACATATCACTGGTGATCACTGACCTGGCCCTCACACAGCGCAGCCACTTGGTGGGTGAAGCCCTGGAGGCTACATCACTGGCCATTTCGCTTTTCTTTCTTGTGGACGTTCTCCTCAGGGTTTATGTGGAAGG TTTTAAAGTCTACTTCAGCTCCAAGTTGAACATCTGCGATGCCTGCATCGTTGTACTTACCCTCATTGTTACCATGATCTACGCTTTCAGCGACCTGTCTGGGGCCCACCTGATTCCTAG AGTGGTGTCCTTCCTGCGGGCACTGAGGATCATCATCCTGGTGCGTATCTTTCGACTGGCATCCCAGAaaaaggagctggagaaggtcaCCAGGAGGATG gTTTCAGAAAATAAACGAAGGTACCAAAAGGATGGGTTTGATTTGGATCTGACATATGTCACAG ACCGCATAATTGCCATGTCATTCCCGTCATCTGGAAAACAATCTTTGTACAGGAACCCCATCAAA gaGGTGGCAAGGTTCCTGGACACTAAACACAAGGATCACTATAAAGTGTACAACCTCTGCA GTGAAAAGAGCTATGACCCCCAGTTCTTCCATTATCGTGTGGAGCGGATTTTTATTGATGACCACAATGTACCCTCTCTGGA AGACATGCTGATGTACACGGCTAGTGTGAGAGAGTGGATGTCTGCTGATCCTAGCAACATCATTGCCATTCACTGCAAAGGAGGCAAGG GACGTACTGGGACTATGGTGTGCACCTGGCTAATTGACAGTGACCAGTTTGAGAGTGCACAG GATAGTTTAGATTACTTTGGGGAGAGAAGGACGGACAAAAGCAAGAGCTGTAAGTTCCAGGGAGTAGAGACGCCTTCACAG AGCAGATATGTGGGATATTATGAGATCATGAAGAATAAGTACAATAGACAGTTACCTCCTGAGAAGTGCTTGAAAATGAGGAGCATTCGAATCCACTCCATAGCTG GTGTTGGAAGAGGCAATGGCAGTGATTTGACAGTGAAGATTATAGTGAggaagaaaactgtttttcagtgtgtgtgtgacaaacaaGAAAATTGTGTG CTCTTCCCAGACACTGGCAATAATGCAGTAGTCATCAGTTTACAGGAAGGCCCCACTGTCAGTGGAGATGTCAAAGTCATGTTTGAGTCTAGTGCA GGAATTCCAAAAGGATATGAAGATTGTCCTTTCTATTTTTGGTTTAACACTTCATTTGTGGAAAACAACAG GTTGTTCTTGTCCAGGGAAGAGCTGGACAATCCACACAAACCCAAGACCTGGGATATTTACAAGGAGGACTTTGGTATCACTCTGTCTTTCAGTGATGTGTAA
- the tpte gene encoding putative tyrosine-protein phosphatase TPTE isoform X1: MSSVLFNPGSDSKISDVSTNGKEEASVHIDDGKEETSDPDTMYHRFRKMIAPFVMSFGFRVFGVVLILVDISLVITDLALTQRSHLVGEALEATSLAISLFFLVDVLLRVYVEGFKVYFSSKLNICDACIVVLTLIVTMIYAFSDLSGAHLIPRVVSFLRALRIIILVRIFRLASQKKELEKVTRRMVSENKRRYQKDGFDLDLTYVTDRIIAMSFPSSGKQSLYRNPIKEVARFLDTKHKDHYKVYNLCSEKSYDPQFFHYRVERIFIDDHNVPSLEDMLMYTASVREWMSADPSNIIAIHCKGGKGRTGTMVCTWLIDSDQFESAQDSLDYFGERRTDKSKSCKFQGVETPSQSRYVGYYEIMKNKYNRQLPPEKCLKMRSIRIHSIAGVGRGNGSDLTVKIIVRKKTVFQCVCDKQENCVLFPDTGNNAVVISLQEGPTVSGDVKVMFESSAGIPKGYEDCPFYFWFNTSFVENNRLFLSREELDNPHKPKTWDIYKEDFGITLSFSDV; encoded by the exons ATGTCATCTGTGCTGTTCAACCCTGGATCAGACTCCAAAATTAGTGA TGTCAGTACCAATGGTAAGGAAGAGGCAAGTGTTCATATTGATGATGGAAAGGAGGAAACCAGTGATCCTGACACAATGTACCA tcGGTTTCGCAAGATGATTGCTCCATTTGTGATGTCATTTGGCTTCCG GGTATTTGGTGTGGTGCTCATCCTCGTGGACATATCACTGGTGATCACTGACCTGGCCCTCACACAGCGCAGCCACTTGGTGGGTGAAGCCCTGGAGGCTACATCACTGGCCATTTCGCTTTTCTTTCTTGTGGACGTTCTCCTCAGGGTTTATGTGGAAGG TTTTAAAGTCTACTTCAGCTCCAAGTTGAACATCTGCGATGCCTGCATCGTTGTACTTACCCTCATTGTTACCATGATCTACGCTTTCAGCGACCTGTCTGGGGCCCACCTGATTCCTAG AGTGGTGTCCTTCCTGCGGGCACTGAGGATCATCATCCTGGTGCGTATCTTTCGACTGGCATCCCAGAaaaaggagctggagaaggtcaCCAGGAGGATG gTTTCAGAAAATAAACGAAGGTACCAAAAGGATGGGTTTGATTTGGATCTGACATATGTCACAG ACCGCATAATTGCCATGTCATTCCCGTCATCTGGAAAACAATCTTTGTACAGGAACCCCATCAAA gaGGTGGCAAGGTTCCTGGACACTAAACACAAGGATCACTATAAAGTGTACAACCTCTGCA GTGAAAAGAGCTATGACCCCCAGTTCTTCCATTATCGTGTGGAGCGGATTTTTATTGATGACCACAATGTACCCTCTCTGGA AGACATGCTGATGTACACGGCTAGTGTGAGAGAGTGGATGTCTGCTGATCCTAGCAACATCATTGCCATTCACTGCAAAGGAGGCAAGG GACGTACTGGGACTATGGTGTGCACCTGGCTAATTGACAGTGACCAGTTTGAGAGTGCACAG GATAGTTTAGATTACTTTGGGGAGAGAAGGACGGACAAAAGCAAGAGCTGTAAGTTCCAGGGAGTAGAGACGCCTTCACAG AGCAGATATGTGGGATATTATGAGATCATGAAGAATAAGTACAATAGACAGTTACCTCCTGAGAAGTGCTTGAAAATGAGGAGCATTCGAATCCACTCCATAGCTG GTGTTGGAAGAGGCAATGGCAGTGATTTGACAGTGAAGATTATAGTGAggaagaaaactgtttttcagtgtgtgtgtgacaaacaaGAAAATTGTGTG CTCTTCCCAGACACTGGCAATAATGCAGTAGTCATCAGTTTACAGGAAGGCCCCACTGTCAGTGGAGATGTCAAAGTCATGTTTGAGTCTAGTGCA GGAATTCCAAAAGGATATGAAGATTGTCCTTTCTATTTTTGGTTTAACACTTCATTTGTGGAAAACAACAG GTTGTTCTTGTCCAGGGAAGAGCTGGACAATCCACACAAACCCAAGACCTGGGATATTTACAAGGAGGACTTTGGTATCACTCTGTCTTTCAGTGATGTGTAA
- the fgl1b gene encoding fibrinogen like 1B codes for MRFLFVVFLLVLICHIRASPRLSPEEECRVELLELRHTVSSLENKLFIGEWQLRNLREHNHFYRPHKATPPPGPNMTADVAGVIPTSLPHASGNLIVYDRDCAALYDRIQPLSGFYRIKPTADLEPFLVYCDMSDGGGWTVLQQRRSGKVDFNRNWDEYKEGFGNFKMKTDEFWLGNEHMYALLKGGENLMKFDLTDWSGEKTHALYENFKIADEKDKYRLQFGLYSGLAGDALSGGGRMEDQWSISHNSMQFSTRDQDNDRFLKGSCAKENKGGWWFNRCHAVNLNGKYYRSGEYKGKYDNGVVWLTWRGLWYSLHHTTMKVRPLRFMDSLGSGAGAGAGAGD; via the exons ATGAGGTTCctgttcgtggtgtttctgCTCGTCTTGATATGCCACATAAGAGCATCGCCTCGACTCTCA CCAGAAGAAGAATGCCGCGTGGAGTTGCTGGAATTGCGACACACCGTAAGCAGTCTGGAGAACAAGCTGTTCATCGGGGAGTGGCAGCTGAGGAACCTGCGGGAGCACAACCACTTCTACAGACCACACAAAGCCACCCCACCGCCTGGGCCTAACATGACAGCTGACGTGGCAGGAGTGATACCAACCTCACTGCCCCACGCTTCTGGGAACCTGATCGTCTATGACCGGG ACTGTGCCGCCTTGTATGACAGGATCCAGCCTCTCAGCGGGTTCTACAGAATCAAGCCGACAGCAGACTTGGAGCCGTTCCTGGTGTATTGTGATATGTCCGATGGAGGCGGATGGACTGTGCTACAGCAGAGGCGCAGTGGGAAAGTGGATtttaacag aaaCTGGGATGAATATAAAGAAGGATttggaaattttaaaatgaagactGATGAATTCTGGCTCGGAAATGAGCACATGTACGCGCTTCTTAAGGGAG GTGAGAACCTGATGAAGTTTGACTTAACAGACTGGAGTGGTGAAAAGACTCATGCGCTATATGAAAACTTCAAAATAGCAGATGAGAAG GACAAGTATCGTCTTCAGTTTGGTCTGTACAGTGGGCTGGCAGGCGATGCCTTGTCTGGAGGGGGTCGCATGGAGGACCAGTGGTCAATTTCCCACAACAGTATGCAATTCagcaccagagaccaggacaaTGACCGCTTCTTGAAAGGCAGCTGCGCCAAGGAGAACAAGGGTGGATGGTGGTTCAACAG ATGCCATGCAGTCAACCTGAATGGGAAGTACTACCGCAGCGGGGAATACAAGGGCAAATATGACAATGGTGTGGTGTGGCTCACCTGGCGGGGACTGTGGTACTCCCTTCATCACACCACCATGAAGGTCCGGCCCCTGCGTTTCATGGACAGCCTGGGcagtggggctggggctggggctggggctggggacTAG
- the thsd1 gene encoding thrombospondin type-1 domain-containing protein 1: MTLSPTAVVLLLLTFWGNALARICLWPSTHVALSNESVFLDLSCEHNTTVRNMTVSLVDVETNVTMLSRPVTANQPNGALEFNCIFFRSAGSFKFILEDSDPDQKNGTQLWSQVLHVQWPTFHISVERSSNQSSNSFRIGISTSDNFQPCISTRTMSLYVEIKYLEYNQIRRNSIDKVRAQMRRDIQVVCSQHVELHCVFPFTERDYITVALKSSHSQRDIKTSGPLYLSRLFPYKLLVDNVYRTGCESSVAVRLLPPPCASASGKIFLYREGGLGAASSAEETSSSLAFRWLTQGENETKFNCSVFDPGRNKYCFRFVLNSGISPSLSQTCIVVQRSAETWGQWQPWSSCSVSCGEGVRERVRPCLLPPTGGLGCTGMVKEQSHCSLEDCTAPVPSLSPMPPDDTVLGGNLVAVVGISLCLVVIVATVLVTVWRKACHTPECSAVQRGTLHSPGGRKNSDEASICGRSLQRPSFSESLQASAPSHQQSQPLPQPQQDPDRISPTGQKIVPPIFGYRLAQQQLKEMKRKGLKEATKVYHVSQSPIDDTMMETTSSTPVALTPVPPDSESQEEANLHRFRIKTPFMEAPRTAKASAATAPDRLSPKADPVLGTPLQSYSSQAQRHERVADWVEMVERVGGGYLKNPSFRRTTSFHEAKPPPPPRPFRERSMTQVTPRQVPEGSCRTSAWIPRHNPERQDSGHPKAGPADDMMDSRQQARSERTYCHLDSGFRVTAGLESNAKLNYLGNQHKEDIRPNGSSLGPDRAERAELNWSKRGPSPIQRNMLARKLREAGSSATCQRPRATVVSQADFRREKCRSLPLSPDYSGFHGYHGSQYGLTESEQRMMDLSGYLAEEDSVEVLEVHKLT, translated from the exons ATGACTCTGAGTCCCACCGCGGTTGTCCTGCTTCTGCTCACATTCTGGGGAAATG CTCTGGCCAGAATCTGCCTCTGGCCTTCCACACACGTGGCTCTGAGCAATGAGAGTGTGTTTTTAGATTTGAGCTGTGAGCACAACACAACGGTGCGCAACATGACCGTGTCCTTGGTGGACGTGGAAACAAATGTCACGATGCTGTCAAGACCTGTGACGGCCAACCAGCCCAACGGAGCCTTGGAGttcaactgcattttcttccgCTCTGCTGGGAGCTTCAAATTCATATTAGAGGACAGTGACCCAGACCAAAAAAATGGCACCCAGTTGTGGAGCCAGGTACTGCATGTCCAGTGGCCaacttttcatatttctgtggAGAGGTCCAGCAACCAGAGCTCGAACTCCTTTCGGATTGGCATCTCCACCAGTGACAACTTCCAGCCGTGCATCAGTACCAGGACAATGTCCCTCTACGTGGAGATCAAGTACCTGGAATACAATCAGATCAGGCGGAACAGCATTGACAAGGTTAGAGCCCAGATGCGGCGTGACATTCAGGTGGTCTGCTCGCAGCATGTGGAGCTGCACTGCGTTTTCCCCTTCACTGAGAGGGACTACATCACAGTGGCCCTCAAATCCTCTCACTCCCAGAGGGACATCAAAACATCAGGGCCGCTATACCTGTCGCGCCTCTTCCCCTATAAACTGCTTGTGGACAATGTGTACCGGACTGGATGCGAGAGCTCTGTGGCTGTGCGCCTGCTGCCTCCTCCATGTGCTTCCGCCAGCGGGAAGATCTTCCTGTACCGAGAAGGAGGCTTGGGGGCAGCATCTTCAGCTGAGGAAACCTCCTCATCTCTGGCCTTCAGATGGCTCACCCAGGGGGAAAATGAGACTAAGTTTAACTGTTCGGTCTTTGACCCAGGAAGGAATAAGTACTGCTTCCGGTTTGTCCTCAACTCCGGCATCTCGCCCAGTCTGTCACAGACCTGTATCGTTGTGCAGCGAAGCGCAG AAACCTGGGGTCAGTGGCAGCCATGGAGCAGCTGCAGCGTGAGCTGTGGGGAAGGCGTGAGAGAGCGCGTTCGCCCATGTCTGCTGCCCCCTACTGGTGGGCTGGGCTGCACTGGCATGGTTAAGGAGCAGTCGCACTGTTCTCTGGAGGACTGCACAG CACCTGTTCCTTCACTTTCTCCCATGCCCCCTGATGACACTGTGCTGGGAGGCAACCTGGTTGCTGTGGTGGGCATCTCCTTGTGCCTGGTGGTGATTGTAGCGACTGTGCTGGTGACAGTGTGGCGGAAGGCATGCCACACACCTgagtgcagtgcagtacagcGCGGCACCCTACACTCACCTGGAGGTCGCAAGAACTCAGACGAGGCCTCCATCTGTGGTCGCAGCCTGCAGCGACCCAGCTTCTCCGAGAGCCTGCAAGCCTCTGCTCCAAGCCACCAGCAGAGTCAGCCACTCCCACAACCACAGCAGGATCCTGATAGGATTTCTCCTACTGGCCAGAAGATCGTCCCACCCATTTTTGGCTACCGACTggcacaacagcagctgaaGGAGATGAAAAGGAAAGGGCTGAAGGAGGCCACTAAGGTGTACCATGTCTCCCAAAGTCCAATTGATGACACCATGATGGAGACCACCAGCTCTACCCCAGTGGCCCTGACTCCAGTGCCCCCTGACTCAGAAAGTCAAGAGGAGGCCAATCTCCACCGTTTTCGAATTAAGACTCCCTTCATGGAAGCGCCCAGAACAGCCAAGGCTTCCGCAGCCACAGCCCCAGACCGACTCAGCCCCAAAGCAGACCCAGTCCTGGGAACACCTCTGCAGTCATACAGCAGCCAAGCCCAGCGGCACGAGCGGGTGGCAGACTGGGTTGAGATGGTGGAGCGTGTTGGAGGAGGGTACCTGAAGAACCCCAGCTTCCGGAGAACCACCAGCTTCCACGAGGCCAagccaccaccacctcctcgaCCCTTCAGGGAAAGGAGTATGACTCAGGTGACTCCTCGTCAGGTGCCTGAGGGCAGCTGCAGAACCAGTGCATGGATTCCACGCCACAATCCCGAGCGGCAGGACTCGGGCCACCCCAAGGCTGGACCAGCAGATGACATGATGGACAGTAGGCAACAGGCAAGGTCTGAAAGGACTTATTGCCATTTGGACTCAGGCTTCAGGGTGACAGCGGGACTGGAGAGCAATGCCAAGTTGAACTACCTTGGCAACCAGCACAAGGAAGACATTAGGCCCAATGGGTCCAGCCTAGGGCCTGACAGGGCAGAGAGGGCAGAGCTCAACTGGAGCAAGAGGGGTCCCTCACCTATACAGAGGAATATGTTGGCACGGAAGCTAAGAGAGGCAGGTTCCTCAGCCACCTGCCAGCGTCCCCGCGCAACTGTCGTCTCACAGGCCGACTTCCGGCGGGAGAAGTGCCGAAGCCTTCCGCTGTCCCCTGACTATAGCGGTTTCCATGGCTACCATGGATCTCAGTATGGCTTGACAGAGTCTGAGCAGCGCATGATGGATCTGTCTGGTTATTTGGCAGAGGAAGACAGTGTGGAGGTACTGGAGGTTCACAAGCTCACCTGA